One window of Pseudochaenichthys georgianus unplaced genomic scaffold, fPseGeo1.2 scaffold_418_arrow_ctg1, whole genome shotgun sequence genomic DNA carries:
- the LOC139433402 gene encoding uncharacterized protein, giving the protein MSEVTDSKQSADSASRKRRLEPDGGSEVPSKYPKVRETLEEAGATSESCKNSEADGKKTARKEDQSKESEGKPAEGLQGLQGSEDPCAPPVNNPKTSSPKASNAEKLQSSDAHGSAESKENTQKTAGAKLGPSASLDQTDSAAIAAAEALASLTRGDGEDSRETPCSSEKAKPVKQGSKLKQRGSHHHHQSSKTGSRTQAAAADSSTSVHSTDREDGDEMPGADEGDESISGSSSLVLYATRFSWLSSL; this is encoded by the coding sequence ATGAGTGAAGTGACTGATTCCAAACAGTCCGCTGACTCTGCGTCCAGGAAACGGCGTTTGGAGCCCGATGGAGGCAGCGAGGTGCCCAGCAAGTACCCAAAAGTCAGGGAGACATTAGAGGAAGCGGGGGCCACTTCGGAAAGTTGCAAAAACAGTGAAGCAGATGGGAAAAAAACAGCCAGGAAGGAGGACCAGTCAAAGGAGAGCGAGGGAAAACCAGCTGAGGGTCTGCAGGGTCTGCAGGGTTCAGAGGACCCCTGTGCACCACCTGTCAACAACCCCAAGACTAGCAGCCCTAAGGCAAGCAACGCAGAAAAGCTACAGTCCTCAGATGCACACGGCTCTGCTGAATCtaaggaaaacacacagaaaacagCAGGGGCAAAGCTGGGACCCTCAGCCTCTCTGGATCAGACCGACTCTGCAGCCATTGCAGCGGCTGAAGCTCTTGCCAGTCTCACAAGAGGAGACGGGGAAGACAGCCGAGAGACTCCTTGCTCCTCAGAAAAGGCTAAACCGGTGAAACAGGGGAGCAAGTTGAAACAGCGTGGGagtcaccaccaccaccagtccTCAAAAACAGGCTCCAGGACGCAGGCAGCGGCAGCAGACAGCTCCACATCCGTCCACAGCACCGATAGGGAGGATGGAGACGAGATGCCCGGAGCAGACGAAGGAGATGAATCCATTTCTGGGTCCTCGTCCCTTGTCCTTTATGCAACACGTTTCTCTTGGCTCAGCAGCCTGTGA
- the LOC117442373 gene encoding uncharacterized protein isoform X1, which translates to MSFLSIPSQEGLFTTIKIDKSAVNAERNCMDDDDDDDEDDDSENVRLIPRCSPVPRKRGLSIYDETAEYLRIQSALSVRKKVQFADTTGGDLVDVKEFVAFDSDSEEESARWEEEEAKYRKPEREPTYHVHPEFSAPSGGSLLQVVHASKVEVEQISPAEDEPLALRVLIRVLNVSFHKAVYIRSTMDSWASYFDHPAEYVQGSNDGNTDQFSFKLSFSPPYITHGSRIEFVVRYETSDGDYWANNSHMNYVVTLLLSYEDELAQKHTDMQQSRGILKPPKAYSMEDPFDSEEEQDKDEAEEAGSSRSALNRPPPLCPVIIQPEIDIEIAVHPSAPGVPPTQVLPSADGSLSALTVSPGELFPCMSSESTLQTNSSFVLHPNKSQPLPRLHCELEVGNQASEQPIDGGPCALLPDSNPSAKQESSQRSHSSQASSPSEASCEEMNPWEAPGEDESTDSTVDRPCLELPPECVSAPSATQQEVAVGMSELSAGGYTRSAEHHEGSSTDIVSLEAESDESLREADGEDPPSPELSEAFQSTWEETEDAPETPPDALLENPPNTEVPKLHTGRDANINLMPSVVFLSGVVSLSIVLQEPTALFIIGLLLVLHQF; encoded by the exons ATGTCTTTTTTATCCATACCAAGCCAGGAGGGCCTTTTCACCACCATTAAAATCGACAAATCCGCCGTGAACGCAGAGAGAAACTGTATGGACGACGACGATGACGACGATGAAGACGATGACAGCGAAAACGTGCGCCTCATCCCCAGATGCTCCCCGGTGCCCAGGAAGAGAGGCCTCTCCATTTACGATGAAACCGCAGAGTATTTACGCATCCAATCGGCGCTGTCCGTGCGCAAGAAGGTGCAATTCGCCGACACAACAGGTGGGGATCTGGTGGATGTGAAGGAATTTGTTGCCTTTGACTCGGACAGTGAAGAGGAGAGCGCGCggtgggaggaagaggaggcaaAGTATAGGAAGCCGGAGAGGGAGCCCACTTATCATGTGCACCCAGAGTTCAGTGCGCCCAGCGGGGGGTCCCTGCTGCAGGTTGTGCACGCGAGCAAAGTGGAAGTGGAGCAGATTTCCCCCGCAGAGGATGAGCCCCTTGCTCTCAGAGTGCTGATCCGAGTCCTGAACGTGTCCTTCCACAAAGCCGTGTACATCAGGTCCACCATGGACAGCTGGGCGTCCTACTTTGACCACCCTGCAGAGTACGTGCAGGGCTCTAATGACGGGAACACTGACCAGTTCTCCTTCAAGCTGTCCTTCTCTCCTCCTTACATCACTCACGGCTCTCGCATTGAGTTTGTCGTGCGCTACGAGACGTCTGATGGAGACTACTGGGCCAATAACTCCCATATGAACTATGTGGTGACTCTGCTCCTGTCCTATGAAGACGAGTTGGCTCAGAAACACACCGACATGCAGCAGTCAAGAGGTATCCTCAAACCTCCAAAAGCCTACAG CATGGAGGATCCCTTCGATTCAGAGGAGGAGCAGGATAAAGACGAAG CAGAAGAAGCAGGGTCCTCCAGGTCAGCTCTGAACAGACCCCCGCCTCTCTGCCCGGTCATCATACAGCCCGAGATCGACATCGAG ATTGCGGTTCACCCATCTGCTCCCGGTGTCCCACCCACCCAAGTGCTTCCATCTGCTGATGGCTCACTGTCCGCTCTCACTGTATCCCCAGGTGAACTATTCCCGTGTATGTCTTCCGAATCCACACTTCAAACTAATTCATCCTTTGTACTCCATCCGAATAAGTCACAGCCTTTACCCAGACTCCACTGTGAATTAGAAGTAGGCAACCAAGCGTCAGAGCAGCCAATAGACGGAGGTCCCTGCGCACTACTGCCTGATTCAAATCCCTCTGCGAAACAAGAGTCAAGTCAGAGATCACACAGCTCCCAGGCTTCCTCTCCCTCTGAGGCCTCATGCGAGGAGATGAATCCGTGGGAAGCACCAGGAGAGGACGAGTCAACCGACAGCACGGTTGACCGTCCTTGTCTTGAACTGCCTCCAGAATGTGTCTCGGCTCCCAGTGCGACCCAGCAGGAGGTAGCAGTGGGAATGAGTGAACTTTCTGCAGGGGGTTACACCAGATCTGCAGAACATCACGAAGGCAGTTCGACCGACATCGTGTCTCTTGAGGCAGAAAGTGACGAATCTCTGAGAGAAGCAGACGGTGAGGATCCACCATCGCCTGAACTCTCAGAGGCTTTTCAGTCGACCTGGGAAGAGACGGAAGATGCTCCCGAGACTCCCCCTGACGCATTGTTAGAGAATCCACCGAACACAGAGGTTCCCAAACTTCATACTGGGCGTGACGCTAACATAAATCTGATGCCGTCCGTCGTCTTTCTGAGTGGAGTTGTCTCGCTCTCCATAGTGTTGCAGGAACCCACCGCCCTGTTCATCATCGGGCTGCTTCTGGTCCTGCATCAGTTTTAA
- the LOC117442373 gene encoding uncharacterized protein isoform X2, whose amino-acid sequence MSFLSIPSQEGLFTTIKIDKSAVNAERNCMDDDDDDDEDDDSENVRLIPRCSPVPRKRGLSIYDETAEYLRIQSALSVRKKVQFADTTGGDLVDVKEFVAFDSDSEEESARWEEEEAKYRKPEREPTYHVHPEFSAPSGGSLLQVVHASKVEVEQISPAEDEPLALRVLIRVLNVSFHKAVYIRSTMDSWASYFDHPAEYVQGSNDGNTDQFSFKLSFSPPYITHGSRIEFVVRYETSDGDYWANNSHMNYVVTLLLSYEDELAQKHTDMQQSRGILKPPKAYSMEDPFDSEEEQDKDEEEAGSSRSALNRPPPLCPVIIQPEIDIEIAVHPSAPGVPPTQVLPSADGSLSALTVSPGELFPCMSSESTLQTNSSFVLHPNKSQPLPRLHCELEVGNQASEQPIDGGPCALLPDSNPSAKQESSQRSHSSQASSPSEASCEEMNPWEAPGEDESTDSTVDRPCLELPPECVSAPSATQQEVAVGMSELSAGGYTRSAEHHEGSSTDIVSLEAESDESLREADGEDPPSPELSEAFQSTWEETEDAPETPPDALLENPPNTEVPKLHTGRDANINLMPSVVFLSGVVSLSIVLQEPTALFIIGLLLVLHQF is encoded by the exons ATGTCTTTTTTATCCATACCAAGCCAGGAGGGCCTTTTCACCACCATTAAAATCGACAAATCCGCCGTGAACGCAGAGAGAAACTGTATGGACGACGACGATGACGACGATGAAGACGATGACAGCGAAAACGTGCGCCTCATCCCCAGATGCTCCCCGGTGCCCAGGAAGAGAGGCCTCTCCATTTACGATGAAACCGCAGAGTATTTACGCATCCAATCGGCGCTGTCCGTGCGCAAGAAGGTGCAATTCGCCGACACAACAGGTGGGGATCTGGTGGATGTGAAGGAATTTGTTGCCTTTGACTCGGACAGTGAAGAGGAGAGCGCGCggtgggaggaagaggaggcaaAGTATAGGAAGCCGGAGAGGGAGCCCACTTATCATGTGCACCCAGAGTTCAGTGCGCCCAGCGGGGGGTCCCTGCTGCAGGTTGTGCACGCGAGCAAAGTGGAAGTGGAGCAGATTTCCCCCGCAGAGGATGAGCCCCTTGCTCTCAGAGTGCTGATCCGAGTCCTGAACGTGTCCTTCCACAAAGCCGTGTACATCAGGTCCACCATGGACAGCTGGGCGTCCTACTTTGACCACCCTGCAGAGTACGTGCAGGGCTCTAATGACGGGAACACTGACCAGTTCTCCTTCAAGCTGTCCTTCTCTCCTCCTTACATCACTCACGGCTCTCGCATTGAGTTTGTCGTGCGCTACGAGACGTCTGATGGAGACTACTGGGCCAATAACTCCCATATGAACTATGTGGTGACTCTGCTCCTGTCCTATGAAGACGAGTTGGCTCAGAAACACACCGACATGCAGCAGTCAAGAGGTATCCTCAAACCTCCAAAAGCCTACAG CATGGAGGATCCCTTCGATTCAGAGGAGGAGCAGGATAAAGACGAAG AAGAAGCAGGGTCCTCCAGGTCAGCTCTGAACAGACCCCCGCCTCTCTGCCCGGTCATCATACAGCCCGAGATCGACATCGAG ATTGCGGTTCACCCATCTGCTCCCGGTGTCCCACCCACCCAAGTGCTTCCATCTGCTGATGGCTCACTGTCCGCTCTCACTGTATCCCCAGGTGAACTATTCCCGTGTATGTCTTCCGAATCCACACTTCAAACTAATTCATCCTTTGTACTCCATCCGAATAAGTCACAGCCTTTACCCAGACTCCACTGTGAATTAGAAGTAGGCAACCAAGCGTCAGAGCAGCCAATAGACGGAGGTCCCTGCGCACTACTGCCTGATTCAAATCCCTCTGCGAAACAAGAGTCAAGTCAGAGATCACACAGCTCCCAGGCTTCCTCTCCCTCTGAGGCCTCATGCGAGGAGATGAATCCGTGGGAAGCACCAGGAGAGGACGAGTCAACCGACAGCACGGTTGACCGTCCTTGTCTTGAACTGCCTCCAGAATGTGTCTCGGCTCCCAGTGCGACCCAGCAGGAGGTAGCAGTGGGAATGAGTGAACTTTCTGCAGGGGGTTACACCAGATCTGCAGAACATCACGAAGGCAGTTCGACCGACATCGTGTCTCTTGAGGCAGAAAGTGACGAATCTCTGAGAGAAGCAGACGGTGAGGATCCACCATCGCCTGAACTCTCAGAGGCTTTTCAGTCGACCTGGGAAGAGACGGAAGATGCTCCCGAGACTCCCCCTGACGCATTGTTAGAGAATCCACCGAACACAGAGGTTCCCAAACTTCATACTGGGCGTGACGCTAACATAAATCTGATGCCGTCCGTCGTCTTTCTGAGTGGAGTTGTCTCGCTCTCCATAGTGTTGCAGGAACCCACCGCCCTGTTCATCATCGGGCTGCTTCTGGTCCTGCATCAGTTTTAA
- the LOC117442373 gene encoding protein phosphatase 1 regulatory subunit 3A isoform X3, giving the protein MSFLSIPSQEGLFTTIKIDKSAVNAERNCMDDDDDDDEDDDSENVRLIPRCSPVPRKRGLSIYDETAEYLRIQSALSVRKKVQFADTTGGDLVDVKEFVAFDSDSEEESARWEEEEAKYRKPEREPTYHVHPEFSAPSGGSLLQVVHASKVEVEQISPAEDEPLALRVLIRVLNVSFHKAVYIRSTMDSWASYFDHPAEYVQGSNDGNTDQFSFKLSFSPPYITHGSRIEFVVRYETSDGDYWANNSHMNYVVTLLLSYEDELAQKHTDMQQSRGILKPPKAYSMEDPFDSEEEQDKDEAEEAGSSRSALNRPPPLCPVIIQPEIDIELIEASAAT; this is encoded by the exons ATGTCTTTTTTATCCATACCAAGCCAGGAGGGCCTTTTCACCACCATTAAAATCGACAAATCCGCCGTGAACGCAGAGAGAAACTGTATGGACGACGACGATGACGACGATGAAGACGATGACAGCGAAAACGTGCGCCTCATCCCCAGATGCTCCCCGGTGCCCAGGAAGAGAGGCCTCTCCATTTACGATGAAACCGCAGAGTATTTACGCATCCAATCGGCGCTGTCCGTGCGCAAGAAGGTGCAATTCGCCGACACAACAGGTGGGGATCTGGTGGATGTGAAGGAATTTGTTGCCTTTGACTCGGACAGTGAAGAGGAGAGCGCGCggtgggaggaagaggaggcaaAGTATAGGAAGCCGGAGAGGGAGCCCACTTATCATGTGCACCCAGAGTTCAGTGCGCCCAGCGGGGGGTCCCTGCTGCAGGTTGTGCACGCGAGCAAAGTGGAAGTGGAGCAGATTTCCCCCGCAGAGGATGAGCCCCTTGCTCTCAGAGTGCTGATCCGAGTCCTGAACGTGTCCTTCCACAAAGCCGTGTACATCAGGTCCACCATGGACAGCTGGGCGTCCTACTTTGACCACCCTGCAGAGTACGTGCAGGGCTCTAATGACGGGAACACTGACCAGTTCTCCTTCAAGCTGTCCTTCTCTCCTCCTTACATCACTCACGGCTCTCGCATTGAGTTTGTCGTGCGCTACGAGACGTCTGATGGAGACTACTGGGCCAATAACTCCCATATGAACTATGTGGTGACTCTGCTCCTGTCCTATGAAGACGAGTTGGCTCAGAAACACACCGACATGCAGCAGTCAAGAGGTATCCTCAAACCTCCAAAAGCCTACAG CATGGAGGATCCCTTCGATTCAGAGGAGGAGCAGGATAAAGACGAAG CAGAAGAAGCAGGGTCCTCCAGGTCAGCTCTGAACAGACCCCCGCCTCTCTGCCCGGTCATCATACAGCCCGAGATCGACATCGAG CTCATTGAAGCTTCGGCAGCAACTTAG